Proteins from one Mycolicibacter virginiensis genomic window:
- a CDS encoding DHH family phosphoesterase produces the protein MTSRATDPLPTGRRVDAAGAVELLAGASTLAVICHVHPDADTIGAGLALASVLRRRGKAVEVSFARPAVLPQSLQSLPGGELLVGADVMRRDVDLVVTVDVSSPDRLGELGQLAFGRELLVIDHHASNQFFGTANYVDASADSTTMMVAELIDAWGEAIDADVAHCLYAGLATDTGSFRWASPRAHRLAARLVEAGVDNAAVARAVMDTHPFGWLTMLSRVLAGARLLPDAAGGLGLVYAVVDHAEWTAARPEEVESIVDIVRTTAQAEVAAVFKETAPGCWAVSMRAKSAVDLSAVAVAFGGGGHRLAAGYTVTGTAADVVAALVAGLG, from the coding sequence GTGACCAGTCGGGCGACTGACCCGCTGCCCACGGGCCGGCGGGTCGACGCCGCCGGGGCCGTGGAACTGCTGGCGGGCGCGAGCACGCTGGCGGTGATCTGCCATGTGCACCCCGACGCCGACACCATCGGTGCGGGGCTGGCGCTGGCCTCGGTTCTGCGACGGCGCGGCAAGGCGGTCGAAGTCAGTTTCGCCCGGCCGGCGGTGTTGCCGCAGTCGCTGCAGTCGTTGCCGGGCGGCGAATTGCTGGTCGGTGCCGACGTGATGCGTCGCGACGTCGACCTGGTGGTGACCGTCGACGTCTCCAGCCCGGATCGGCTCGGGGAGCTGGGGCAGCTGGCATTCGGACGCGAGCTGCTGGTGATCGACCATCATGCGTCGAATCAGTTTTTCGGCACTGCCAATTACGTTGACGCGTCAGCGGATTCGACCACGATGATGGTGGCTGAACTGATCGACGCCTGGGGTGAGGCGATCGATGCGGACGTAGCGCACTGCCTGTATGCGGGGCTGGCCACCGACACCGGGTCGTTCCGGTGGGCCAGTCCCCGCGCGCATCGGCTGGCAGCGCGGCTGGTGGAAGCCGGAGTCGACAATGCAGCGGTCGCCCGGGCCGTCATGGACACCCACCCGTTCGGTTGGCTGACGATGCTGTCGCGGGTGCTGGCGGGCGCGCGCCTGCTGCCGGATGCGGCGGGTGGGCTCGGGCTGGTCTACGCGGTGGTCGACCATGCCGAGTGGACTGCGGCGCGGCCCGAGGAGGTGGAGAGCATCGTCGACATCGTGCGCACCACCGCGCAGGCCGAGGTGGCGGCGGTGTTCAAGGAGACCGCGCCGGGATGCTGGGCGGTGTCGATGCGTGCCAAGTCGGCGGTGGACTTGAGCGCCGTGGCGGTGGCGTTCGGCGGCGGCGGGCATCGGCTGGCCGCCGGATACACGGTCACCGGCACGGCAGCGGACGTGGTTGCCGCGCTGGTTGCCGGCCTTGGCTGA
- the rbfA gene encoding 30S ribosome-binding factor RbfA: MADPARARRLAKRISTIVASAIEYEIKDPRLAGVTITDAKVTADLHDATLYYTVLGRSLDDDPNYGGAAAALEGAKGVLRSKVGAGTGVRFTPTLTFVRDTVPDAAHRMSELLAAAQAADADLARIREGKKPVGDANPYREAPGQAGADDSGDGDQSGD, translated from the coding sequence GTGGCTGATCCGGCACGCGCACGCCGGCTGGCCAAGCGGATCTCCACGATTGTCGCCTCGGCGATCGAGTATGAGATCAAGGATCCGCGGCTGGCCGGCGTGACGATCACCGACGCGAAGGTGACCGCTGACCTGCACGACGCGACCCTGTACTACACGGTGCTGGGCCGATCCCTGGACGACGACCCCAACTACGGCGGTGCCGCTGCCGCGCTGGAGGGCGCCAAGGGGGTGCTGCGGTCCAAGGTGGGTGCAGGCACTGGGGTGCGGTTCACTCCGACCCTGACGTTCGTGCGGGACACCGTGCCCGACGCCGCCCATCGGATGTCGGAATTGCTGGCCGCAGCACAAGCCGCCGACGCCGACCTGGCCCGGATACGGGAGGGCAAGAAACCGGTCGGGGATGCCAACCCGTATCGCGAGGCGCCTGGACAAGCGGGCGCCGACGACAGCGGTGACGGTGACCAGTCGGGCGACTGA